AAGTGCGAGAAGTGGTGCTAGGGGAGTTCTCGGTCAAATTTCGTATTAGAACCAAGGGAGATGGGTTTCAATGGGCTCTGGTTGCGGTTTATGGAGCGGCCCAAGCAGAGCAAAAACCAGCCTTTCTTGCTGATTTGGTTCGAATCTCCGATGACACTTTACCACTGGTGGTAGGTGGTGATTTCAACATCATCAGGAGACCTGATGAGAAGAACAATAATAATTTTGATGGCACATGGCCTTTTATGTTCAATACAATTATCGAAAGCCTAAACCTACGAGAGATTGATCTCTCGGGTAGGAAATATACTTGGGCCAATTCTCTACATAATCAAACTTTTAAAAAATTGGACAGGGTACTTACTAGTGTTGACTGGGAACAGAAATTCCCGCTGGTCACGGTTTGTGCACTTCAGAGGGCTATTTCTGACCATATACCCCGCTCCTACTAGATTCTGGCCACGCAACTCACAAAGGGAAAAAAGATGCTTTCTCTTTTGAACCATGTTGGTTCACACATGAGGGGTTTGTGGACATGATTGCTAGGGAGTGGAAAAAGGAAGTGGGTGGGAAGTCTAGTGTTGATATTTGGCAAAATAAGATCCGGCATCTCAGAAAATTCTTGAGAGGATGGGCTAAGAATGTTTCTGTGGTATATAAGCATGAGCAAGACAGATTGCTCCATTTTATAGATAATCTGGATCGACAGGCAGAGACCCGCTTGCTAGATGAGCAAGAGAGGTTGCTAAAGAACGAGGCTGAACAAAGAGTTCGAATCCTTCTTCGagaagaggaaatgaaatgggtTGTTAGAGCCAAAGTTAGGGCAATTGTCCAAGGGGACGACAACACAAAAAATTTCCATTTAATTGCAAATGGCAAGCATCGGAAAAAGAGGATCATACAGCTAGAGCAAGATGAAGGTACAATAGTAGGACATGAGAACCTAAAATTGTACATCTCAAATTATTATAAACGATTGTTTGGTGCTCCGGATCATAGTTTTGTGTCTATGGATGAGCATCAGATCTCGGATATTCCTCAGATCGGGCAGGATGATAATGAGAGTTTATCCGCTCCTTTCCTTGAGAAAGAGGTGTTACAAGCTATTCAGGGTATGAAGAATGGTAAAGCGCCGGGGCCAGATGGGTTCCCAGCTGAGTTCTATAAGAAATGTTAGCATATTATTAAGAATGATCTTATGTCTATGTTTCACGATCTGTTCTCCGGGCACTTAGAACTCTTTCATCTTAATTTTGGTACGATAACATTGCTACCAAAGAAAGAGGGTGCTTCGCGTATTGAACAATTTCGCCCCATTTTTCTGCTCAAAGTAagcttcaaaattttcacaaaggtgggaatggataggctaactaagatggcacattcCATGGTGCAATCTTCGCAGACGGCCTTCATGCCTGGTCAGAACATACTCGAAGGGGTGGTCGTTCTTCATGAAACCCTTCACGAATTACACTCTAAGAAGCTTAACGGAGTCTTATTTAAGGTAGACTTCGAAAAGGCTTACGATAAAGTCAAGTGGTCTTTCTTGCAACAAACTCTACGCATGAAGGGGTTTAGCGAGATTTGGCGAAAACATATCGATTGTTTTATAAAAAAGGGCAGTGTCGGTATTAAAGTAAATGATGATGTGggtcatttctttcagacacTGAAGGGACTAAGGCAAGGAGATCCTATGTCACCTATTTTATTTAACATTGTAGCAGATATGTTGGCGCTAATGATCACGAGGGCTCTTGACAAAGGGTTAGTAGGGGGGCTGGTACCACATCTAgttgatggggggggggggggggttccatcctacaatatgcggatgacacAATCTTCTTCATGGAACACGATCTCAAAAAAGCCAGAAACATGAAGCTAATATTATGCTTATTCGAACAGCTATCTGGGCTGAAGATTAACTTTCATAAAAGtgaacttttctgttttggagACGCAAAAACAGAACAACTCACTTATAACCAACTTTTTGGGTGTGAGGGTGGTACGCTACCATTTACGTACTTATGAATACCTATTCACTACCGAAAGTTAACTATCAAGGAATGAAAGTGTATCGAGGATCGGTTTGAGAAAAAATtgagttgctggaagggcaagctattaTCCTATGGAGGACGATTGGTTTTAGTAAACTCAGTGTTGACTAGCATGCCAATGTTTCTTCTAtccttttttgaagtaccagttgGGGTGCGAAAAAGGTTCGATTTTTACCGATCCCGATTCTTTTGGCAATTTGATGAGATCAAGACCAAATATAGGCTGGCTAAATGGGATATTATCTATAGACCAACGGATCAGGGAGGGTTGGGGATTGAAAATCTAGAGGTGAAGAACAGGTGTCTGCTCAGCAAGTGGTTGTTCAGACTATCAGTGGAAACTCAAGGCATGTGGATGCAAATACtcaagaacaagtatctacaGCAAAAAACCTTAGCCCAGGTCACCGTGAGATCTGGTGATTCACCTTTTTGGAAAGGCCTAATGAGGACAAAAATGGCATTTTTTAACAGAACTAGATTCATCATAGGCAATGGTGAATCTACTAGATTCCGGGAGGATACTTGGCTAGGTGACGAACCACTAGCTCTTCAGTATCCGCAGGTGTATAATATTGCCCAGCGCAGACAGGCGTCCGTTGCGGCAGTGTTAAGGGAGACTCCTCTCAACATTCAATTTCGCAGATCACTAATTGGCAATAGATGGGTTACATGGTTACATCTAGCCAGAAGGTTAATGGATGTTAGTCTTTCTGATGATCCTGATTGCATTATTTGGAGGCTGACCTCCAATGGTATATTCTCGGTTAAATCAATGtatgaccattgtattgataattcaATTATCCCAAAATCAAGGCATATTTGGAAGGTCAAAGTTTCCCTTAAGATAAAAATCTTTTTGTGGTTTCTTCAcaaaggagttgttttaactaaggataacttggccaAGCGAAATTGGAAAGGAAACAGACGATGTAGCTTTTGTCAATCCCCTGAATCAATTAAACACCTCTTTCTGGACTGCCCTATGGCTAAAATCTTATGGCGTTCAATACATGTCACTTTTAACATTTCACCGCCTAATAGCATTAACATGTTGTTTGGGACATGGATTGACGGGGTTAATGTTACTTTCGCCAAACTATTTAGAGTTGGAATATCTGCACTTTTGTGGGCTATATGAAATTGTAGAAATGAGCTTGTTTTTAACAGACAACAATGTATcaactttttgcaggtcatctGCAGGGCTACCGCATTGATCCGCATGTGGTCCTTACTCACCCCTGTGGTAACCAGGGAGCCTTTGTTTACTGGAtgtgtccgatgggagatggtagctcaggctaTATTTAACCGATTTGGATGGCGTCATGCTGATAGAATATGGATATAGTCAACTACGCCTATTTTTTCCATCGGTTTTGGCGTTGATCGGCATGTAATTCATTTTCGCAGCTTTTCGGTCTACTTTGTACTTTGTGTTGAACTGTTACTGTACTTAATAAATGGCTGTATGCatcgctcgatgcagaggccggggcgatgcctccttttcgaaaaaaaaatCATACATGTTCTTATGATAGTGGAGCAGCACAAATGGTGTGCTCGTTGTGACGCCAGTTATGTTATGTTTGTTTGTAACATCAGTTAAAAAAAAATGTCCGAGCACACCACGAGGTCACCGATCCGCACCTCGACCCTCCCAACCAACCAACGCCAAGCACGTGGATCACCGAGGGCAATCCCGGAACTTCTTTTCCCGAACGTTCACCGCAAACCGCCTCGGTCCAGGTTTCCCGACCACCCCTCATCTATAAATTCCCACCCCAAGCCTGCCCACCCCTCGTCCCAGCCGTCCGAGTTTCCAACCCCTCAACGAATCCCGCAGCGCAAGTCGAGGAACCGACGACGAGATGGCGCGTACGAAGCAGACCGCTCGGAAATCCACCGGCGGCAAGGCCCCCCGCAAGCAGCTCGCCACCACCATCGTGCGTCCCGCCTCCTCCCCCTTTTCCCGTCCGTTTCATGAGGATTTCGTTGACGATCGTTTCTTTTCCCTTTTCCCGTCCGTTCCATGAGGATTTCGCTGACGATCGTGTCCGTTTCAGGCGGCGAGGAAGTCGGCCCCGACGACCGGCGGCGTGAAGAAGCCGCACCGGTACAGGCCGGGAACGGTGGCTCTGAGGGAGATCCGCAAGTACCAGaagagcacggatctgctcatCCGCAAGCTGCCGTTCCAGCGCCTGGTGCGGGAGATCGCGCAGGACTTCAAGACGGACCTGCGGTTCCAGAGCCACGCCGTGCTGGCCCTCCAGGAGGCCGCCGAGGCGTACCTCGTCGGGCTCTTTGAGGACACCAACCTCTGCGCCATCCACGCCAAGCGCGTCACCATCATGCCCAAGGACATCCAGCTCGCCCGCCGCATCCGTGGCGAACGCGCATAAAACCCTAGATTGGAGATCGATCGATCCTACATTGTCGCGCCGTTGGTTGTAAGCTAGCAAGCTAGTTGATTCGCTTCTGGTTTCTGGACGTGTTATATACTATACTTAGTACTACCTCGTGATAGGGAACTTTTGTTTCCTTGTAAATATCATAGTATGAATCGAATAAATGTCTTGCTGCTTCTTTCTTTTGGTTATATATGTTTGCCGTAATGTGAAACAACTGCCCTATTGGCCTCTCGCTGAGCAATCACGAAATCATTCGCTTCTGCTCTTTCAACCGTCGTTTGTGGGGAAATTGGATCCATTGGGTCTCCAAGAATGTGTTTCAATTCGTACTACTCCTAAATTACAGAATGTTGTCGAAAATTGTACGTTGTACTATTATATACTCATGTATACTACTCCAATATaagaaaaacattgtataaatccaGTTCATGTTTCAAcaacaaaaaatctgaaaaagtgTAGCTTAAAAATTAGCCTTGAGAATCTAATACAGATAGAAGTAAGTGCCTATGAACGAAGTGATTTTATACTTTTGGAGACGTATTACTTCCTTTGTTCCCTAGGACAGACCGGCTCACGCTTCcgaagaaatgaatgtatctagatgtatttgcttctagatacatctatttttatCCATTTATGTGACAAGTAAtttcgaacggagggagtattcttcttctttccttccccGCATTTCTTCCTTTTTATTCTGCCAGCTCGCTCTCGTAGCCCCTCCTCTGTCAATACCTCCCACCAGATGGCATGCGCTGGCGACCATACCCCTGCATCACAGCCGTTGGAGCTCTCCAAGCCCAACATGACGACCATCGATGCTGGAAGCTGCAATGACCACCACGCGGAGCTATAAACACAATGCCGAATGCTACAACCGTTGCCCGGGGAAGCTGCAACCAGCATCAATGGAAGCTATAGTGTGCAATGGGAGGCgtccttttttttttttgctaacCGACTCCACTTTTTGCTAAGACCAGattcatttttttgctacaactcaGGCTGGCCGTGGGGCACTGAGCATGGCGAGGACGGGCAGCGCTGCTCTAGGTAACAATTGAAGTTTTGAGTTTTTGCTACATGCTACAACCGTCATTGCAAATTGCGACTACTGGCATCCCATCCGGCTACAACCAGTATCACCATTATGCCCAAGGACCCAGCTTGCCTGCCAGATCCGTGGCGACCGCGCCTATATCCCTAGATGGGAGATCCTACATTATGTTCGTTGTAAGCTAGCTAGATGATTCGCTTCTGGTTTCTAGATGCGTTATATATTATACTTAGTACCTCATGATAGGCaacttttatttctttctaaatATCATATTCGGAAACAAATAAATGTTTGCTGCTTTTTCTTTTGGTTATGTTTGCCCTAATGTGAAACAACTACTATACTGGCCTATCGATATCTATTCGGTGTGATCACAAAATCTTTCCCTTCTGTTCTTTCAACTGTCATTAGTGGGGAATTTAGATTTCATGTGATTTTGGATCCAGTGAGTCTCCAAGAATGAATCCATCACTGAAATGATCATGTGTGCTACTTATATAGTACTTCCAAATTAAAGAATGTTGTAGAAAACTGTACGTTGTACTACTATTATATTCTGATgtaaaaaattataaatcaaaTTCATGTCCCAACAAAAAATACTCTAAAAAAGAGGAAAATAATAGTTGCGACCAAATCTTAATAGCCTAATAATTAGCCTTGATAATCTCATACAGATAGAAGTACCCACGTTTTGAAATGCAGTAGAAGCAAAAGAATCTACTACACTCTTCTATGTAAGAAGTGATTTTATACTTTTGGAGATGTATTACTTCCTTTGTTTACTGATGAAATACCTCGTTTAACTGAATGTGAGATAAGCCCAATAAGTTCATCTAATGGCAAAGCATGTTAACTGGTCATTACAcaaaagaaatattttcttgaTCTTTCAGTTTAATTTTTTATTGAAATACAGCAGCCGTC
This genomic stretch from Hordeum vulgare subsp. vulgare chromosome 6H, MorexV3_pseudomolecules_assembly, whole genome shotgun sequence harbors:
- the LOC123406049 gene encoding histone H3.3-like; this translates as MARTKQTARKSTGGKAPRKQLATTIAARKSAPTTGGVKKPHRYRPGTVALREIRKYQKSTDLLIRKLPFQRLVREIAQDFKTDLRFQSHAVLALQEAAEAYLVGLFEDTNLCAIHAKRVTIMPKDIQLARRIRGERA